A single genomic interval of Orcinus orca chromosome 19, mOrcOrc1.1, whole genome shotgun sequence harbors:
- the C19H17orf114 gene encoding uncharacterized protein C17orf114 homolog isoform X1, translated as MAHRSATSCQPASNLHPLSRSFLHPECLSPASRPVTRVPRNTRPGPDGPEVGQSRSQGRGPGGCQGSRATGAPARPSQLEEGVQAGMRKLCVPRPGGKPRNLSMRLSQEDPQPKLIPVPARFPGPGTSAASPPRPPHPGSRAGGSAAESEPEPTTQRARAGRALRACPWGRDGPRPHLLRILVGPVPPPPPSACPCSPACGLGAGAALGSAGRRYPPRASVRRRLPGCQSVPRRRSVQARSSLWALGPAHPPPLGRRPPRGLSGHRSRQGPWRDAPPRQGPGCVPFPGRLRTALAFVDGRNDGRPEGWWPQIH; from the coding sequence ATGGCTCATCGGTCTGCAACGTCCTGCCAACCCGCCTCTAATCTCCATCCCCTATCTCGATCCTTCCTGCATCCAGAATGCCTGAGTCCCGCCTCCCGTCCCGTAACCAGGGTGCCGAGGAACACCCGGCCAGGCCCGGATGGCCCCGAAGTGGGGCAGAGCAGAAGCCAGGGGAGGGGCCCCGGGGGTTGCCAGGGGTCCCGAGCCACCGGGGCTCCAGCCAGGCCAAGCCAGCTGGAAGAAGGGGTCCAGGCGGGAATGAGGAAGTTATGCGTTCCCCGCCCGGGAGGGAAACCCCGAAATCTGAGCATGAGGCTGAGTCAGGAGGACCCGCAGCCCAAGCTCATTCCCGTCCCCGCCCGATTTCCTGGGCCCGGCACCTCCGCGGCGtcccctccccggccccctcACCCGGGCAGCCGAGCCGGAGGCAGCGCAGCAGAGTCAGAGCCGGAGCCCACAACCCAGAGGGCCAGGGCGGGGCGGGCGCTCAGGGCCTGCCCTTGGGGGCGGGACGGCCCCCGGCCTCACCTCCTCCGGATTCTCGTCGGTCCTGTCCCGCCCCCGCCGCCCTCGGCCTGTCCTTGCAGTCCTGCGTGCGGCCTGGGCGCTGGGGCCGCCCTCGGCTCTGCGGGACGGCGCTACCCTCCCCGTGCATCGGTGCGGCGCCGTCTGCCGGGCTGTCAGTCTGTCCCGCGCCGTCGGTCCGTGCAGGCCCGCTCCTCCCTGTGGGCCCTCGGCCCTGCGCACCCTCCTCCGCTCGGGCGCCGGCCCCCCCGGGGCCTCTCCGGCCACCGATCCCGCCAGGGCCCCTGGCGGGACGCGCCTCCGCGGCAGGGACCTGGCTGTGTCCCCTTCCCGGGCCGGCTGAGAACCGCATTGGCATTTGTAGATGGAAGGAATGACGGAAGGCCCGAGGGCTGGTGGCCACAAATTCATTAA
- the PLD2 gene encoding phospholipase D2, which produces MAATSESLFPSGGDLDSRQLQMEPDEVDTLKEGEDSADRMHPFLAIYDLQPLKIHPLVFAPGVPVIAQVVGTERYTSGSKVGTCTLYSVRLTHGDFTWTTKKKFRHFQELHRDLLRHKVLMSLLPLARFAVASSPAQEANNRQMPSLSRAGPEGSARHASSKQKYLEDYLNRLLTMSFYRNYHAMTEFLEVSQLSFIPDLGSKGLEGVIRKRSGGHHVPGLTCCGRDQVCYRWSKRWLVVKDSFLLYMCLETGTITFVQLFDPGFEVQVGKRSTEARYGVRIDTSHRSLILKCSSYRQARWWAQEITELAHGPGRDFVQLHRHESYAPPRPGTLARWFVNGAGYFAAAADAILRAQEEIFITDWWLSPEIYLKRPAHSDDWRLDIMLKKKAEEGVRVSVLLFKEVELALAINSGYSKKVLMLLHPNIKVMRHPDQVTLWAHHEKLLVVDQVVAFLGGLDLAYGRWDDLHYRLTDLRDSSESAAPQPPTSCSDPPATPDLSHNQLFWLGKDYSNLITKDWVQLDRPFEDFIDRETTPRMPWRDVGVVVHGSPARDLARHFIQRWNFTKTTKAKYKIPRYPYLLPKSISTANQLPFMLPGVQCATVQVLRSVDRWSAGTLENSILNAYLHTIRESQHFLYIENQFFISCSDGRTVLNKVGDEIVDRILKAHKQGQCFRVYMLLPLLPGFEGDISTGGGNSIQAILHFTYRTLCRGEYSILHRLKAAMGTAWRDYISICGLRTHGELGRHPVSELIYIHSKMLIADDRTVIIGSANINDRSLLGKRDSELAVLIEDTEMEASLMNGVEYEAGRFALSLRKHCFSVILGADARPDLDLRDPVCDDFFQSWQDTAESNANIYEQIFRCLPSNAICSLRALREYVAVEPLATVSPPLARSELTQVQGHLVHFPLKFLEDESLLPPLGSKEGVIPLEVWT; this is translated from the exons ATGGCGGCGACCTCCGAGAGCCTCTTCCCCTCTGGGGGTGACCTGGACTCCAGACAGTTACAGATGGAGCCCGATGAGGTGGACACtctgaaggagggagaggactcag CTGACCGGATGCACCCCTTTCTGGCCATCTACGACCTCCAGCCTTTGAAAATTCACCCCTTGGTGTTTGCCCCTGGGGTTCCCGTCATAGCCCAGGTGGTGGGCACTGAAAGATACACCAGTGGATCCAAG GTGGGCACCTGCACTCTGTATTCTGTCCGCTTGACTCACGGTGACTTTACTTGGACAACCAAGAAGAAGTTCCGTCATTTCCAGGAATTGCATCGGGACCTCCTGAGACACAAAGTCTTGATGAGTCTGCTCCCTCTGGCTCG CTTTGCCGTTGCTTCTTCTCCAGCCCAAGAGGCAAACAACAGACAGATGCCCTCTCTATCCCGGGCAGGTCCTGAGGGCTCCGCCAGACATGCATCCAGCAAACAG AAATACCTGGAGGATTACCTCAACCGCCTCCTGACCATGTCTTTCTACCGCAACTACCATGCCATG aCAGAGTTTCTGGAAGTCAGTCAGCTGTCCTTTATCCCAGACCTTGGATCCAAAGGACT GGAGGGGGTGATCCGGAAGCGCTCAGGTGGCCACCATGTTCCTGGCCTCACCTGCTGTGGCCGAGACCAAGTTTGTTATCGTTGGTCCAAGCG GTGGCTGGTGGTAAAGGACTCCTTCCTGCTGTACATGTGCCTCGAGACCGGCACCATCACATTTGTTCAGCTCTTCGATCCTGGCTTCGAGGTACAGGTGGGGAAAAGGAGCACAGAGGCACGATACGGGGTCCGGATCGACACCTCCCACAG GTCCTTGATTCTCAAGTGCAGCAGCTACCGGCAGGCACGGTGGTGGGCCCAGGAGATCACTGAGCTGGCCCATGGCCCGGGCAGAGACTTTGTACAGCTGCACCGGCACGAAAGCTATGCTCCACCTCGGCCTGGGACCCTGGCCCGGTG GTTTGTGAATGGGGCAGGTTACTTTGCTGCTGCAGCTGATGCCATCCTGCGAGCTCAAGAGGAGATTTTCATCACAGACTGGTG GTTGAGTCCTGAGATTTACCTGAAGCGTCCGGCCCATTCAGATGACTGGAGACTGGACATTATGCTCAAGAAGAAGGCG GAGGAGGGTGTCCGGGTGTCCGTACTGCTGTTTAAGGAAGTGGAGCTGGCCTTGGCCATCAACAGTGGCTATAGCAAGAAGGTTCTAATGCTACTGCATCCCAACATAAAG GTGATGCGCCACCCAGACCAGGTGACTCTGTGGGCCCATCATGAGAAGCTCCTGGTGGTGGACCAAGTAGTGGCCTTCTTGGGGGGGCTGGACCTCGCCTATGGCCGCTGGGATGACCTGCACTACAGACTGACTGACCTTCGGGACTCCTCTGAGTCAGCTGCCCCCCAG CCTCCCACCTCATGCTCAGACCCTCCAGCTACACCAGACCTCTCTCACAACCAACTCTTCTGGCTGGGCAAGGACTACAGCAATCTTATCACTAAGGACTGGGTCCAGCTGGATCGGCCTTTTGAGG ATTTCATTGACAGGGAGACCACACCCCGGATGCCATGGCGGGACGTCGGGGTGGTGGTCCATGGCTCACCCGCCAGGGACCTTGCCCGGCATTTCATCCAGCGCTGGAATTTCACCAAG ACCACCAAGGCCAAGTACAAGATACCCAGGTACCCCTACCTGCTGCCCAAGTCCATCAGCACCGCAAACCAGCTCCCTTTCATGCTCCCAGGAGTGCAGTGCGCCACCGTGCAG GTCTTGCGGTCAGTGGACCGCTGGTCAGCGGGGACCTTGGAGAACTCCATCCTCAATGCCTACCTGCACACCATCAGGGAGAGCCAGCACTTCCTCTACATTGAG AATCAATTCTTCATTAGCTGCTCAGATGGGCGGACGGTGCTGAACAAGGTGGGCGATGAGATTGTGGACAGAATCCTGAAGGCCCACAA acAGGGGCAGTGCTTCCGAGTCTACATGCTTTTGCCCCTGCTCCCGGGGTTCGAGGGCGACATCTCCACAGGTGGTGGTAACTCCATCCAGGCCATTCTGCACTTCACTTACAG GACGCTGTGTCGTGGGGAATATTCAATTCTACATCGCCTCAAAGCAGCCA TGGGGACAGCGTGGCGGGACTATATTTCCATCTGTGGGCTTCGCACACACGGAGAGCTGGGTAGGCACCCGGTCTCAGAACTCATCTACATCCACAGCAAGATGCTCATTGCAGATGACCGGACGGTCATCATTG GCTCCGCAAACATCAATGACCGGAGTTTACTGGGGAAGCGGGACAGTGAGCTGGCTGTGCTGATCGAGGACACGGAGATGGAGGCATCCCTCATGAATGGTGTGGAATATGAGGCGGGCAGGTTTGCCTTGAGTTTGCGGAAACACTGCTTCAG CGTGATTCTCGGGGCAGATGCCCGGCCGGACCTGGATCTCCGAGACCCTGTCTGTGATGACTTCTTCCAGTCGTGGCAAGATACAGCTGAAAGCAATGCCAATATCTATGAGCAG ATCTTCCGCTGCCTGCCGTCCAACGCCATTTGCTCCCTGCGGGCACTCCGGGAGTATGTGGCCGTGGAGCCGCTGGCCACGGTCAGCCCTCCCTTGGCCCGGTCTGAACTCACCCAGGTCCAGGGCCACCTGGTCCACTTCCCCCTCAAGTTCCTGGAGGATGAGTCTTTGCTGCCCCCCCTGGGGAGCAAGGAGGGCGTGATACCCTTAGAAGTGTGGACATAG
- the C19H17orf114 gene encoding uncharacterized protein C17orf114 homolog isoform X2: protein MDLKGAWCFPWCGCRRQRGTERGAGLDPAVPPDPDPSPAVASIVAEGGSLGSGAYFSRKARLSFRHQLHDIASANDSTI, encoded by the exons ATGGATCTGAAGGGGGCATGGTGTTTCCCATGGTGTGGGTGCCGGAGACAGCGGGGGACTGAAAGAGGAGCAG GCCTGGATCCAGCTGTCCCCCCAGATCCAGATCCCAGCCCAGCTGTAGCCTCCATCGTGGCTGAGGGAGGGTCCCTTGGGTCTGGCGCCTACTTCAGCAGGAAAGCCCGTCTCTCCTTCCGCCACCAGCTGCATGACATAGCATCGGCCAACGACTCCACCATTTGA
- the PSMB6 gene encoding proteasome subunit beta type-6, producing MAATLVAARGARPAPAWGPEAITPDWENREVSTGTTIMAVQFEGGVVLGADSRTTTGSYIANRVTDKLTPIHDRIFCCRSGSAADTQAVADAVTYQLGFHSIELNEPPLVHTAASLFKEMCYRYREDLMAGIIIAGWDPQEGGQVYSVPMGGMMVRQSFAIGGSGSSYIYGYVDATYREGMTKEECLQFTANALALAMERDGSSGGVIRLAAIAESGVERQVLLGDQIPKFTIATLPHP from the exons ATGGCGGCCACCTTAGTAGCTGCTCGGGGAGCGCGGCCAGCACCAGCCTGGGGGCCTGAGGCCATTACCCCCGACTGGGAAAACCGAGAAGTCTCAACAGGG ACCACTATCATGGCCGTGCAATTTGAAGGGGGCGTGGTTCTAGGAGCCGACTCCAGAACAACCACTGG GTCGTACATCGCCAATCGAGTGACTGACAAGCTGACCCCTATTCACGACCGTATTTTTTGCTgccgctcaggctcagcagctgatACCCAGGCAGTAGCTGATGCAGTCACTTATCAGCTTGGTTTCCACAG CATCGAGCTGAATGAGCCTCCGCTGGTACACACGGCAGCCAGCCTCTTTAAGGAGATGTGTTACCGATACCGAGAAGACCTGATGGCAGGAATCATCATTGCGGGCTGGGACCCCCAAGAAGGGGGGCAG GTGTATTCGGTACCCATGGGGGGTATGATGGTAAGACAGTCCTTTGCCATCGGGGGCTCCGGGAGTTCCTATATCTATGGCTATGTCGATGCTACCTACCGGGAGGGCATGACCAAGGAAGAATGTCTGCAATTCACTGCCAATG CTCTCGCTTTGGCCATGGAGCGGGATGGCTCCAGCGGAGGGGTGATCCGCCTGGCAGCCATTGCGGAATCAGGGGTAGAGCGGCAGGTACTTTTGGGAGACCAGATTCCCAAATTCACCATTGCCACTTTACCACATCCCTGA